The following coding sequences are from one Fimbriimonadaceae bacterium window:
- a CDS encoding type II secretion system F family protein — protein sequence MPTYTYAAVDVQGRQRGGTVEASDPKSAVAILTREGRFVIEIHETKEGEAHVDPPKGESRRRGRTSRSDLALFTRRMADLTTAGLPLDRVLQVLAEQTENQQLSDAVADCLVEVRGGMSVSAAIEMHPKVFPTVYVQTLKSGEASGQFAESCERMAELLENEVERRSLVISSLIYPAVLICVATFVVIFMLTFVVPRLSDVFKGFGADLPVPTKILLAITGFLTNQWYIVVGGVVAVVVGYRAWVATEAGATVRDRFFLNAPIMGPVVKKGTVSRYARVLGTLVYGGVPILEAIGLAGKSTGNKVFEHSNDKIVQDVREGVPLADAMRYAGVFPPVLTHMVAIGEETGDLPKMLGRVANSLDFEVEQGLRRMTAALEPAILLVMGGVVAFVVLSVMLPIFEAQQMVK from the coding sequence GTGCCGACCTATACCTACGCCGCGGTGGACGTCCAGGGCCGCCAGCGGGGCGGGACGGTCGAAGCCAGCGACCCCAAGTCGGCGGTCGCCATCCTCACCCGCGAAGGGCGGTTCGTCATCGAGATCCACGAGACCAAGGAAGGCGAGGCCCACGTCGACCCGCCCAAGGGCGAGTCGCGCCGGAGGGGCCGCACCAGCCGGAGCGACCTGGCCCTCTTCACCCGTCGCATGGCCGACCTGACCACGGCAGGCCTGCCCCTTGACCGTGTCCTCCAGGTCCTTGCCGAACAAACCGAAAACCAGCAGCTCTCCGACGCCGTCGCCGACTGCCTGGTCGAGGTGCGCGGGGGCATGTCCGTCTCTGCCGCCATTGAAATGCACCCGAAGGTCTTCCCGACGGTCTACGTCCAGACATTGAAGTCCGGTGAGGCGAGCGGTCAGTTCGCGGAAAGTTGCGAGCGCATGGCCGAACTCCTGGAGAACGAAGTCGAGCGCCGGTCCCTGGTCATCTCGTCGCTCATCTACCCCGCTGTCCTGATCTGTGTCGCGACGTTTGTCGTCATCTTCATGCTGACCTTTGTCGTGCCGCGCCTGTCCGACGTCTTCAAGGGGTTCGGCGCCGACCTTCCCGTGCCCACCAAGATCCTCCTTGCCATCACCGGGTTCCTGACCAACCAATGGTACATCGTGGTGGGCGGGGTCGTGGCCGTGGTCGTCGGCTACCGGGCGTGGGTCGCCACCGAGGCGGGCGCGACCGTGCGCGACCGGTTTTTCCTGAACGCCCCGATCATGGGCCCGGTGGTCAAGAAGGGCACGGTCAGCCGCTACGCCCGCGTCCTGGGCACCCTCGTCTATGGCGGCGTCCCGATTCTGGAAGCGATCGGCCTGGCAGGCAAGTCGACCGGCAACAAAGTGTTCGAGCACTCCAACGACAAGATCGTCCAGGACGTGCGCGAAGGCGTCCCCTTGGCCGACGCGATGCGCTACGCGGGGGTGTTCCCTCCCGTCCTGACCCACATGGTCGCCATCGGCGAAGAGACCGGCGACCTGCCCAAGATGCTTGGCCGCGTGGCCAACAGCCTGGACTTCGAGGTCGAACAGGGTCTTCGCCGCATGACTGCCGCGCTCGAACCCGCCATCCTCCTCGTCATGGGCGGTGTCGTCGCCTTTGTCGTCCTCAGTGTCATGCTCCCGATTTTCGAAGCCCAACAAATGGTGAAATGA
- the gspG gene encoding type II secretion system major pseudopilin GspG, with protein MMINLRPRHGRKAFTLIELLVVITILAVLAAMILPRLIGRAEDAKVAKALADLSELNKELQTFRLDNGRFPTTDEGLNALWEQPADLTGWKGPYSQKPVTNDPWGNAYHYEWPGSGGDDSFVLLSYGSDGQTGGDGYAEDLVESE; from the coding sequence ATGATGATTAACCTCCGACCCCGACATGGCCGCAAGGCGTTCACTTTGATTGAACTCCTCGTGGTCATCACGATCCTCGCCGTCCTCGCGGCGATGATCTTGCCTCGGCTTATCGGCCGGGCCGAGGACGCGAAGGTCGCCAAGGCGCTGGCCGACTTGTCCGAGCTCAACAAGGAACTCCAGACGTTCCGGCTCGACAACGGTCGCTTTCCGACGACCGACGAAGGCCTGAACGCCCTGTGGGAGCAGCCCGCCGACCTCACGGGTTGGAAAGGGCCGTACTCACAAAAGCCCGTGACCAACGACCCTTGGGGCAACGCCTACCACTATGAGTGGCCCGGTTCCGGCGGTGACGACAGCTTCGTGCTGTTGAGCTACGGGTCCGACGGCCAGACCGGAGGCGACGGATACGCCGAAGACCTCGTCGAGAGTGAGTAG
- a CDS encoding type II secretion system protein: protein MSRRAFTFVEMTIVIVLVALFATLILPRAFVVRDSVKARALLVDMRRTVDDAVNRAASLRQPVVLRVSTTELTLATSDEEGTESVFKRTQLGAGTTVTASQVNGTDVSTDAWSMKVFPDGQCSSAALEVHTATGDLTLKRDVDGTPVWKTGRIDDQPVDRWEAGSIEQRIAN, encoded by the coding sequence GTGAGTAGACGGGCCTTCACCTTCGTCGAGATGACCATCGTCATCGTCTTGGTCGCGTTGTTTGCCACGCTGATCTTGCCGAGGGCGTTTGTCGTCAGGGACAGCGTCAAGGCGCGGGCCCTGCTGGTCGACATGCGCCGGACCGTCGATGACGCGGTGAACCGGGCGGCCAGCCTACGGCAACCCGTCGTCCTGCGCGTCAGCACGACCGAACTGACTTTGGCCACCAGCGACGAAGAAGGCACCGAGTCCGTGTTCAAGCGGACCCAACTGGGAGCGGGGACCACCGTGACGGCGTCTCAAGTCAACGGCACCGACGTCTCAACCGACGCTTGGTCAATGAAGGTCTTCCCTGACGGGCAGTGCTCGTCTGCGGCCCTGGAAGTCCATACCGCGACAGGCGACCTCACCCTCAAACGTGACGTCGACGGCACGCCGGTCTGGAAGACCGGCCGCATCGACGACCAACCCGTGGACCGATGGGAGGCGGGCTCGATTGAACAGCGCATCGCGAACTAG